The Bacteroidota bacterium genome includes a region encoding these proteins:
- a CDS encoding T9SS type A sorting domain-containing protein, with protein sequence MHKILLVLGSLLFFIYAPAQAPEIEWQATYGGSDFEDTNCIKQTNDGGYVIFGSSSSTDGDVSINYGNSDCWVVKVDNLGIIEWEKSYGGSLSEYARSIALTNDGGYIFTGYTYSNDGDVTINNGGADCWVVKLDENGNIEWESSFGGSGPDIGASILQSSDGGFILAGDSRSNDGDISNHHGPASTSDLWVIKMDNIGNLEWESSYGGTLDDEAKDIKQTIDGGYIVIGHSFSNNFDVSTNQGLSDFWLLKLNPEGEIEWENSCGGSEEDYGQSCLQTQDNGFIICGWTRSNNGDVSSFHGGFSDYWVVKTNTLGEIVWQKTYGGSKTDQGFSLKQLIDGNYIVSGSSGSSDGNVTLHHGSYFYADYWLCNIDTAGEIIWEKTLGGTKTEIPKSIEITSDDGIIIAGFAYSDDFDVTFNHGESDFWVVKLEGNCIEQIYFADNDLDGFGDVFNDSLACSLPIGYVSDSTDCDDTNELIFPFATDICNTMDDNCNGLIDEDAIFATWYLDNDSDEFGDPFLDSLSCYTLIGYVIDNTDCNDMNAEINPLAIEICNDIDDNCNLAIDEGLTVNTFYVDADADNFGNADIFIISCLEIIAGYVFDSTDCNDTNNLIYPGAIEICDYLDNDCDGIIDDNLSYIHSFEDADSDNYGNINVDSLSCEIPDGFVDDDSDCDDTNPFVYPGAEEILNGIDDDCNELIDEGLAINETILNSIKVYPNPTENILFVEYTGYEKSTIVIMNISGQILWMDDSVTSPVEIDVSIFTSGIYLLKIKTQDGDVSVKFVKE encoded by the coding sequence ATGCATAAAATTTTATTAGTTTTAGGTTCATTACTTTTCTTTATTTATGCCCCTGCTCAGGCCCCCGAAATAGAATGGCAAGCAACATATGGTGGAAGTGATTTTGAAGATACCAATTGTATTAAACAAACAAATGATGGTGGCTATGTAATATTTGGATCTAGTAGCTCAACTGATGGTGATGTCAGTATAAATTATGGAAACTCAGATTGTTGGGTTGTAAAAGTTGACAATTTAGGCATTATTGAGTGGGAAAAATCGTATGGTGGCAGTTTGAGTGAATATGCAAGATCTATTGCCTTAACTAATGACGGTGGATATATTTTTACAGGATATACTTATTCAAATGATGGGGACGTGACGATAAATAATGGTGGCGCTGATTGTTGGGTCGTTAAACTTGATGAGAATGGGAATATAGAATGGGAAAGTTCGTTTGGCGGATCTGGGCCTGATATTGGAGCTAGTATATTACAAAGCAGTGATGGTGGTTTTATTCTTGCTGGTGATTCCCGATCTAATGATGGTGATATTTCTAACCATCATGGTCCAGCCAGTACAAGTGATTTATGGGTAATAAAAATGGACAACATTGGTAATCTGGAATGGGAGAGTTCCTATGGAGGTACATTGGACGATGAAGCGAAAGATATTAAACAAACTATAGATGGCGGATATATTGTAATTGGACATTCATTTTCAAATAATTTCGATGTTAGCACTAATCAAGGTTTATCCGATTTCTGGCTCTTAAAATTAAATCCGGAAGGTGAAATTGAATGGGAAAATTCTTGTGGAGGTTCTGAGGAGGACTATGGACAATCATGCCTGCAAACTCAAGATAATGGTTTCATTATCTGTGGGTGGACTCGCTCAAATAATGGTGATGTAAGCAGTTTTCATGGAGGGTTTTCAGACTATTGGGTGGTCAAAACTAATACTTTGGGTGAAATAGTGTGGCAAAAGACTTATGGAGGTTCAAAAACTGATCAAGGCTTTTCATTAAAGCAGTTGATAGATGGTAATTATATCGTTTCAGGATCTTCTGGATCCAGCGATGGAAATGTAACGCTTCATCATGGAAGCTATTTTTATGCTGATTATTGGTTATGCAATATTGATACTGCAGGTGAAATAATATGGGAAAAAACATTGGGTGGAACTAAAACGGAAATTCCCAAAAGTATTGAAATTACCTCCGATGATGGAATTATAATAGCTGGCTTTGCATATTCCGATGATTTTGATGTAACCTTTAATCATGGGGAATCAGATTTTTGGGTGGTTAAATTAGAAGGAAATTGTATTGAACAAATATACTTCGCGGATAATGATTTAGATGGTTTTGGAGATGTATTTAATGACTCACTCGCATGCAGTTTGCCAATTGGATACGTTTCAGACAGTACCGATTGCGATGATACAAACGAATTAATATTTCCCTTCGCAACAGACATCTGTAATACAATGGATGATAATTGCAATGGTTTAATTGATGAAGATGCAATATTTGCAACCTGGTATTTAGATAACGATTCTGATGAATTTGGCGATCCCTTTCTTGATTCATTATCATGTTATACTTTAATCGGATATGTGATCGACAATACAGACTGCAATGATATGAATGCAGAAATAAACCCTCTTGCAATCGAGATATGCAACGATATTGATGACAACTGCAATCTGGCTATTGATGAGGGATTAACGGTCAACACCTTTTATGTGGATGCAGATGCAGATAATTTTGGCAATGCAGATATATTTATCATTTCTTGTTTAGAAATAATTGCAGGATACGTTTTTGATTCAACCGACTGCAATGATACCAACAATCTAATTTACCCGGGCGCAATAGAAATCTGCGACTATCTTGACAATGATTGTGATGGAATTATTGACGACAATCTCTCATATATTCATTCTTTCGAAGATGCTGATTCAGATAATTATGGAAACATAAACGTTGATTCACTCTCCTGCGAAATTCCAGATGGTTTTGTGGATGATGATTCTGACTGCGATGACACCAATCCTTTCGTTTATCCCGGTGCAGAAGAGATACTAAATGGTATTGATGATGATTGTAATGAATTGATTGACGAGGGATTGGCGATAAACGAAACTATTTTAAATTCGATCAAAGTTTATCCGAATCCGACGGAGAATATTTTATTTGTTGAATATACGGGATATGAGAAATCGACTATTGTGATCATGAATATTTCGGGGCAAATTTTGTGGATGGATGATAGCGTAACATCACCAGTAGAAATTGATGTAAGTATATTTACATCTGGTATTTATTTGTTGAAAATTAAAACGCAAGATGGAGATGTAAGTGTAAAATTTGTAAAAGAATAA
- a CDS encoding T9SS type A sorting domain-containing protein: MKNSKIEFWSLSATQARLITISLLLFLMLNITANSKHFIVGDNNVLSIIPLPDTLYEDSTAAFISGDTVETYLDGPNEVHVLFSDTITIPDSLVENLWLFTDNQPLIRIELAHNNGEVEKGLFGINISGMFEEGLAKPGDLTKYDLDPDPWDYLSDLKPSVLRFPSGAGSKFMQLLGVSAGGTNVFKGYGYDIDEILPYYDKTNLFMNEVLYSEILDDLDDNGLCDACGEWMDLTFKKDLEGVFKKWDEQEFFNASGLALWQQNDLAINQFIDLIDKIETDNIATGHIVDVIVCLDILNTTATEAVEIVEYLRSNNKHNVNVVAVELGNEVMAKFFRQAMFFKGFDYYYDYINGGNYSGLPGTFDISDAVPTDVLGDHNFISALKSASSINDIVKIGLPGANLPNCGFYPFKTDPEETDQDVFEMLGIGDPCTYPEWNTDMLDNYDDVITTDFVSRYAFDAIVIHPYYTATNTHDPIEFINTNWGGILIPEYPEVCLDGNDGTEILNYYIGQDPWDYVTMDTRLQCAFEGLVGVGLLDGNFKEFIKIRYNDAYEKHAEELLFEDTDTDPDNKEIWTTEWNFQDSEENATGIEKDFYGVATNSFVHAELLQEWFLKNVKANFDPHFRDNFFTYATLQNYMGTTGISLLTPSKLRDQVELGLEDVVDCDDDELGNYYVPKTTYHEMDLLKEISSNDLNFLKSTTTMYSGNINQPPTVFIPGPAPALANQDVYVYFTNVKDDYQIYCIDPGTLGQIFTPDLEIELDFDDITVFSIEADQLYSNSGTSTLFSINDHYDVCDELEPNMFEINGLTSYVGNVSCPGGWGVDGGVCVRVNAYSTGYFIIPYDAELRIGEVQDLFMIYPNPASTHFIVQQMDIEIQDLQSMQVEIYNIYGGLIQKVTAEEGQSIDISQLPVGVYTVLIGSEGNNPETETLIKMK; encoded by the coding sequence ATGAAAAACTCTAAAATTGAGTTTTGGAGCCTCAGTGCTACCCAAGCTCGTTTAATTACAATTTCGCTGTTGTTATTTTTAATGCTTAATATAACTGCAAATAGTAAACACTTTATTGTTGGTGACAATAATGTATTATCTATTATACCTTTACCTGATACTTTATATGAAGATTCAACGGCTGCTTTTATTTCAGGTGATACTGTTGAGACATATTTGGATGGGCCTAATGAAGTCCATGTTTTGTTTAGTGATACAATCACAATTCCAGACAGTTTGGTGGAAAATCTGTGGTTATTTACTGATAACCAACCCTTGATAAGGATTGAGTTAGCCCATAATAATGGTGAGGTGGAAAAAGGGTTATTTGGAATAAATATTTCTGGAATGTTTGAAGAAGGGTTAGCAAAGCCTGGTGATTTAACTAAGTATGATTTAGATCCTGATCCTTGGGATTATTTGAGTGATTTAAAACCATCGGTTCTGAGATTTCCAAGTGGCGCCGGAAGTAAGTTTATGCAACTGCTAGGAGTTAGTGCTGGCGGAACCAATGTTTTTAAAGGATATGGTTATGATATAGATGAAATTCTTCCGTACTATGATAAAACTAACCTCTTTATGAATGAAGTCCTCTATTCTGAAATCTTAGATGATTTAGATGATAATGGACTGTGCGATGCTTGTGGAGAGTGGATGGACCTAACTTTTAAAAAAGATTTAGAAGGCGTTTTTAAAAAATGGGACGAACAAGAATTTTTTAATGCCTCTGGACTTGCTCTTTGGCAGCAAAATGATTTGGCCATAAACCAGTTCATTGATTTAATTGATAAAATCGAAACTGATAATATTGCCACCGGCCACATAGTGGATGTTATTGTATGCTTAGATATATTGAACACCACAGCAACTGAGGCAGTGGAGATAGTTGAATATTTACGTAGTAACAATAAGCATAATGTAAATGTAGTTGCGGTTGAATTAGGGAATGAGGTTATGGCAAAATTCTTCCGGCAAGCTATGTTTTTTAAGGGATTTGACTACTATTATGATTATATAAATGGTGGTAATTACTCGGGCCTTCCTGGTACTTTCGATATTTCTGATGCGGTTCCTACCGATGTATTAGGAGATCATAATTTTATTAGTGCACTAAAATCTGCATCGAGTATAAATGACATAGTAAAAATAGGCTTACCAGGTGCAAATTTACCAAATTGCGGTTTTTATCCATTTAAAACGGATCCTGAAGAAACGGATCAGGACGTATTTGAGATGTTAGGAATTGGTGACCCTTGTACATATCCTGAATGGAACACAGATATGCTTGATAATTACGATGACGTAATTACTACGGATTTTGTTTCCAGATATGCGTTTGATGCAATTGTAATACACCCATACTACACTGCAACAAATACACATGATCCAATTGAATTTATTAATACTAATTGGGGAGGAATATTGATACCAGAATATCCCGAGGTTTGTTTAGATGGTAATGATGGAACTGAAATATTAAATTATTATATAGGACAAGATCCATGGGATTATGTCACTATGGACACCAGATTACAATGTGCCTTTGAAGGATTAGTCGGGGTGGGTTTATTAGATGGCAACTTTAAAGAGTTTATTAAAATCCGCTACAACGATGCATATGAAAAACATGCAGAGGAACTTTTATTCGAGGATACGGATACCGATCCGGATAATAAGGAAATTTGGACTACTGAATGGAATTTTCAGGACAGCGAAGAAAATGCGACTGGAATTGAAAAAGATTTTTATGGGGTGGCGACCAACAGCTTTGTTCACGCGGAGTTGTTGCAGGAATGGTTTTTAAAAAATGTTAAAGCAAACTTTGACCCGCATTTCAGAGACAATTTTTTCACATATGCCACATTACAAAATTACATGGGAACTACGGGTATTAGTTTGCTAACTCCATCCAAATTGCGCGATCAAGTTGAATTAGGGCTAGAGGACGTTGTAGACTGCGACGATGATGAATTGGGAAATTATTATGTTCCTAAAACAACATATCATGAAATGGATCTATTAAAAGAAATTTCAAGTAATGATCTAAATTTCCTAAAATCCACAACAACAATGTACTCAGGAAATATAAATCAACCACCAACAGTATTTATTCCAGGCCCTGCGCCAGCTTTAGCTAATCAAGATGTTTATGTGTATTTTACTAATGTTAAAGATGACTATCAAATTTATTGCATTGATCCGGGTACTTTAGGACAAATATTCACTCCAGATTTGGAAATTGAATTAGATTTTGATGATATAACAGTTTTTTCAATTGAAGCAGATCAGCTGTATTCAAATTCTGGGACCAGTACACTATTTTCTATTAATGATCACTATGATGTTTGTGATGAATTAGAACCAAACATGTTTGAAATTAATGGCCTAACATCTTATGTTGGAAACGTAAGTTGTCCTGGTGGATGGGGTGTGGATGGTGGTGTTTGCGTTAGAGTAAATGCTTATAGCACAGGATATTTCATTATTCCATATGATGCTGAACTAAGAATAGGTGAGGTGCAGGATTTATTTATGATTTACCCTAACCCTGCTTCCACACATTTTATTGTTCAGCAGATGGATATTGAAATACAAGATCTGCAAAGCATGCAGGTTGAAATATATAACATCTATGGTGGGTTAATTCAAAAAGTTACTGCTGAGGAAGGTC